The segment TGACGAGCAGAGTGGCGTTGTACAGGTAGAGCTGACGGGAGCCTGCGGCTCCTGCCCATTTGCCCGGGAAACGTTACGTGGACACGTAGAGGCCATCCTGATCTCGGAACTGCCTGATGTG is part of the Synergistales bacterium genome and harbors:
- a CDS encoding NifU family protein, which produces MINKQDIVNLIDEKVRPALQSHGGDIEFKSYDEQSGVVQVELTGACGSCPFARETLRGHVEAILISELPDVKAVVQG